The following proteins come from a genomic window of Desmospora profundinema:
- a CDS encoding DUF2933 domain-containing protein, translating to MEWLTILGLLACPLMMIFCMRGMFHKDSAQKGERVTKEQPEISPQELQSLQIRMGELMEQNHHLMKELESIKGARKSDSN from the coding sequence ATGGAATGGTTGACGATCTTAGGTCTTCTTGCCTGCCCCTTGATGATGATCTTTTGTATGAGGGGGATGTTTCACAAAGACAGCGCCCAGAAAGGCGAAAGAGTTACAAAAGAACAACCGGAAATTTCACCACAGGAATTACAATCCCTTCAGATTCGGATGGGTGAATTAATGGAGCAAAATCATCATCTAATGAAGGAATTGGAATCGATCAAAGGGGCAAGAAAATCCGATTCAAATTGA
- a CDS encoding urease accessory protein UreH domain-containing protein, translating to MYEWISQISNAISLPLLNYLSTGQGPLWSAFLLGLIGALAPCQLTGNAAALSYLTERANRGGHILSETAAYLVGKASVYLLLGVLVLWFGTSLESSLIPLFQWMRKLLGPLFVLSGLLLIGWLKLRGFRIGISDRLKAWSLRVGGRRSAFLLGFSVSLAFCPTMATLFFGWLISFVLSYGAGWVLPAVFAIGTSIPVLMLVTLGSIIGLDGTVIRRSRRFSRTVSVITGLVLILLGLFDTWTYWTL from the coding sequence ATGTACGAATGGATCAGTCAGATCAGTAATGCCATAAGCCTTCCTCTATTAAATTATCTAAGCACCGGTCAAGGTCCCCTATGGAGCGCGTTTCTACTCGGTTTAATAGGGGCGCTGGCCCCCTGCCAGCTAACTGGAAACGCAGCTGCCTTGTCTTATCTGACGGAGCGGGCTAACCGGGGTGGCCACATTCTCTCTGAAACCGCCGCTTACCTTGTGGGAAAAGCATCGGTCTACCTCTTGTTGGGTGTTTTAGTCCTTTGGTTTGGGACCTCCTTGGAATCCAGTTTGATTCCTCTGTTCCAGTGGATGCGGAAACTACTCGGTCCCCTGTTCGTTCTTTCGGGATTGCTACTGATAGGATGGTTAAAGCTCCGTGGGTTCCGGATAGGAATTTCGGACCGTCTAAAAGCTTGGTCCCTACGGGTTGGGGGACGACGATCCGCTTTTCTGCTGGGCTTTTCCGTATCTCTGGCATTCTGTCCCACGATGGCCACCCTGTTTTTCGGCTGGCTGATCTCCTTCGTCCTCTCTTATGGCGCCGGGTGGGTGTTGCCAGCTGTCTTCGCTATCGGCACCTCGATCCCGGTTCTTATGCTTGTCACCCTGGGATCGATCATCGGCCTGGACGGCACCGTTATCCGACGCTCACGGCGCTTTAGCCGGACAGTCAGTGTAATCACCGGACTAGTGCTAATCCTTTTGGGCCTATTTGACACCTGGACTTATTGGACCTTATGA
- a CDS encoding SCO family protein yields MGKWFATFYDMWMGPLERKAFDRIRKKLGKSSGKGCWRSAQETVVAIEPEPAIIEATIQQQVESGWDLEERTMKRKQMKIMIGAMGLLAVMALVIGFIAWEKTRSTDQSPNQESPQSVLNWDVPSFQFTDQHGQPFGLSDLEGKVWVADMVLTECRDICPVLTSNMAQLQKRLAEEGVEAQLVTFSVDPETDTPDVLKQYGETFGADFDNWRFLTNQDFEKMKQFIESTFNVPVEHNHDPDATSPVMHSGRFFLVDSTGKVVKLYDGAEPNYDQIIQDIKELQSK; encoded by the coding sequence ATGGGCAAATGGTTTGCGACTTTTTACGACATGTGGATGGGTCCGTTGGAGCGGAAAGCGTTTGATCGGATACGGAAAAAGCTTGGTAAAAGCTCGGGGAAAGGGTGTTGGAGATCGGCTCAGGAAACGGTTGTTGCCATCGAACCGGAACCGGCGATCATCGAAGCAACAATTCAACAACAGGTTGAATCAGGGTGGGATCTGGAGGAGAGAACCATGAAAAGAAAACAGATGAAGATCATGATTGGGGCCATGGGCCTCTTAGCAGTGATGGCACTGGTTATTGGTTTTATTGCCTGGGAAAAAACACGTTCGACGGATCAATCCCCTAACCAGGAATCCCCACAGTCCGTCCTCAACTGGGATGTACCTTCGTTTCAATTTACGGATCAACACGGTCAACCCTTCGGCCTGTCGGATTTAGAGGGGAAAGTATGGGTGGCAGATATGGTATTGACCGAGTGTCGGGATATTTGTCCGGTATTAACGAGTAATATGGCACAGCTGCAAAAAAGGCTGGCCGAAGAGGGTGTAGAGGCACAGCTGGTGACTTTTAGTGTCGATCCGGAAACGGATACTCCTGACGTGTTAAAACAATACGGGGAGACATTCGGTGCCGATTTCGACAATTGGCGTTTTCTGACCAACCAGGACTTCGAAAAGATGAAACAGTTTATCGAATCCACATTTAACGTACCCGTCGAGCACAACCATGACCCTGATGCCACCTCTCCCGTGATGCATTCAGGTCGCTTCTTCCTGGTGGATTCCACCGGAAAAGTGGTGAAGCTGTACGACGGTGCGGAGCCGAATTATGACCAAATCATCCAGGATATAAAGGAACTGCAATCTAAGTAG
- a CDS encoding SagB family peptide dehydrogenase, with the protein MSLETFLHHLHFDIAKTQPRDWKVDWEDTPLPYKRYHGLPAIPLSLEVPLTLKGCEVPVKPKIREIGHFFWYGFGLSQFCQPVHPSGAVEHAMYRRFVPSGGALYPNELYVYLNMDEVSRGIYHYDAAHHRLVLLRKGDYDSYLARALGYRCDVSAYFGVVFVSTMFQKNGFKYHHFAYRLQGLDTGVLIGQLLEVAKRFGFESAVYFRFLDRAVNHLLGLSEWKESVYAVVPLALDPRVTRFDEENNDKSISAEELCRELTVLQHEHDIRSKRRIEYPMIIRMNEASLLESIKPFRQVKGEKNSSCEGEIILLPRVDRLSYDLAAVCRKRFSPGIHFVLDQVSQSQLAALLREATASFSYRNDLDGAQENLVSRVSLVGCLHGVEGIPDGAYHYDRAAHAFRQIRPGDHRRRLQQGMSSHTVNLSQVPLCFHVTGDRDHLKGALGYRGYRIQQMEAGMLTHRLLLAASALGMGGHPLLDFDAGSCDELYRLAPQGKTSLIQIPIGPYRLPPRLQGSLHG; encoded by the coding sequence ATGAGTCTAGAAACATTTTTGCACCATCTCCATTTTGACATTGCCAAGACTCAACCGCGAGATTGGAAGGTAGATTGGGAAGATACACCTCTTCCGTATAAACGTTACCACGGCTTGCCTGCAATCCCGCTTTCTTTGGAAGTACCGCTGACGCTCAAAGGATGCGAAGTGCCTGTAAAGCCGAAGATTCGCGAAATCGGCCATTTTTTCTGGTATGGATTCGGACTCTCGCAATTCTGCCAACCCGTCCATCCTTCGGGTGCCGTGGAACACGCGATGTACCGGCGGTTCGTTCCCTCCGGCGGAGCGCTGTATCCCAACGAATTGTACGTGTATCTGAACATGGATGAAGTCTCGCGGGGGATATATCATTATGATGCGGCTCATCACCGCTTGGTGTTGTTGCGGAAAGGCGATTATGATTCTTACCTGGCCCGGGCTCTCGGCTATCGCTGTGACGTGTCGGCTTATTTTGGTGTCGTTTTTGTGTCTACGATGTTTCAGAAAAATGGCTTTAAATATCATCACTTTGCTTATCGTCTGCAAGGGCTGGATACGGGCGTGTTAATCGGGCAGCTGCTGGAGGTGGCGAAGCGGTTTGGCTTTGAATCGGCGGTCTACTTCCGGTTTCTTGATCGGGCCGTTAACCATCTGCTGGGTTTGTCCGAATGGAAGGAGAGTGTGTATGCAGTCGTTCCGCTGGCGTTGGATCCTAGGGTTACGAGGTTTGATGAAGAGAATAATGACAAGTCGATCTCTGCCGAGGAGTTGTGCCGAGAGTTGACAGTGCTGCAACATGAACATGACATCCGGTCGAAGAGAAGGATCGAGTATCCAATGATCATCCGGATGAATGAAGCCTCCCTGCTGGAATCCATCAAACCGTTTCGGCAGGTAAAGGGGGAGAAGAACAGCAGCTGTGAGGGTGAGATAATCCTCCTGCCCCGTGTGGACCGGCTATCGTATGATCTGGCGGCAGTCTGTCGAAAGCGGTTTTCACCAGGGATCCATTTTGTCTTGGATCAGGTGAGTCAATCGCAACTGGCCGCTTTGTTACGGGAAGCGACAGCTTCTTTTTCGTATCGGAATGATTTGGATGGAGCACAGGAGAATCTCGTATCCCGTGTCTCACTGGTTGGATGTTTGCATGGTGTGGAAGGCATTCCGGATGGTGCTTACCATTATGACAGGGCCGCTCATGCATTCCGGCAGATACGCCCTGGAGATCATCGTCGGCGGCTGCAACAGGGAATGTCCTCGCATACGGTAAACTTGTCCCAAGTACCGCTCTGCTTTCATGTGACAGGGGATCGGGATCACCTCAAAGGGGCGCTGGGGTATAGAGGGTACCGCATTCAACAGATGGAAGCGGGTATGCTGACGCATCGTTTACTGCTGGCGGCGTCCGCCCTCGGGATGGGGGGGCACCCGCTTCTCGATTTTGATGCGGGCTCGTGTGATGAACTCTATCGTTTGGCTCCACAAGGAAAAACCAGTCTAATCCAAATCCCAATCGGTCCCTATCGTCTTCCTCCCCGTTTGCAGGGAAGTTTGCATGGTTGA
- a CDS encoding SHOCT domain-containing protein: MMDWGGMLVMMIFWVLLIGLAVYGVVVIITKGFGKKENTSLRILEERFARGEIDADEYQQRKEVLEKK, translated from the coding sequence ATGATGGATTGGGGAGGGATGCTCGTGATGATGATTTTCTGGGTTTTGCTCATCGGTTTAGCTGTTTATGGTGTCGTTGTAATCATAACTAAGGGGTTTGGGAAAAAGGAGAATACGTCTCTCCGGATTCTCGAGGAACGGTTTGCTCGAGGTGAAATCGATGCCGACGAGTATCAACAAAGAAAGGAGGTCTTAGAGAAAAAATAA
- a CDS encoding four-helix bundle copper-binding protein → MPAIVSTNVQQYQSCIDMCNQCMQACEECLTSCLNEPDVQARMDCIQVLRDCAEICSISSRYMSRNSTYAKQICGVCAMICEACAQECATFKDDHCQKCADVCRQCAAECRQMAS, encoded by the coding sequence ATGCCTGCCATAGTAAGTACTAATGTTCAACAATACCAATCCTGCATCGATATGTGTAACCAGTGCATGCAGGCCTGTGAAGAATGCCTGACGTCGTGTTTGAATGAACCCGATGTACAAGCGAGGATGGATTGCATTCAGGTACTCCGGGACTGTGCCGAAATTTGCTCCATCTCTTCCCGGTACATGTCTCGAAACAGTACGTACGCCAAGCAAATTTGTGGTGTGTGTGCAATGATTTGCGAGGCGTGTGCGCAGGAATGTGCCACATTTAAGGATGATCACTGCCAAAAATGTGCGGATGTTTGTCGGCAATGTGCGGCTGAATGCAGACAGATGGCTTCTTAA
- a CDS encoding response regulator transcription factor — protein sequence MNKKVNVLIIEDDPYICELITLYAEKSGYTVYVANNGMEGLELFYDNPPDLVILDIMMPEMDGWEVCTEIRRFDKTPIIMLTGKGENDDKLKGFDLGTDDYLVKPFDPNELMARVKAVLRRTNPMFNINEIIELPLLKIDPQQYKVVCDKHEIVLPPKEMELLYFLALHSNQVFTRQQLLDQIWGLDFEGDPRTVDVHIKRIREKLGDSNPYWKVKTIRGVGYKFEVNNR from the coding sequence ATGAACAAGAAAGTGAACGTTCTTATCATTGAAGATGATCCTTATATATGTGAGTTGATCACTTTATACGCAGAAAAAAGTGGATATACTGTTTACGTTGCTAACAATGGGATGGAAGGTTTGGAATTGTTTTATGATAACCCGCCAGATCTTGTCATTCTGGATATTATGATGCCTGAAATGGACGGTTGGGAAGTTTGCACGGAAATAAGACGATTTGATAAAACTCCTATTATCATGTTGACGGGGAAAGGCGAAAACGATGATAAACTGAAAGGTTTCGACCTGGGAACAGATGATTACTTGGTGAAACCTTTTGACCCAAACGAATTGATGGCGAGGGTCAAAGCAGTACTGCGGCGAACCAATCCGATGTTCAATATAAATGAGATCATTGAACTTCCCTTGTTGAAGATTGATCCTCAACAATACAAGGTGGTCTGTGATAAACATGAGATCGTGTTACCGCCCAAGGAAATGGAGTTGCTGTATTTTCTGGCCTTACATTCAAATCAAGTGTTTACACGTCAACAGTTGTTGGATCAAATATGGGGGTTGGATTTTGAGGGGGATCCGAGAACAGTCGATGTGCATATTAAAAGGATTCGAGAAAAATTGGGGGATTCCAACCCTTATTGGAAAGTGAAGACCATAAGAGGAGTTGGATACAAATTTGAGGTGAACAACCGGTGA
- a CDS encoding sensor histidine kinase, with translation MIRIKSIFLKLFITYIVILMVSHVIFTFASYLLFQDHFDHAHPNSEGLDRMKAFGLASVISITITGLFTYYLAKRITAPIRQMNRVALQIAKGQFDQKIKIKTRDELGELGKTLNFMAQELAGLDQMRKDFVANVSHDLRSPLTSIHGFVQAFLDDTIPNERKSHYLTIMKEQTERMMKLVDDLLDMARIEAGQLVIRPVIFNLSERVRQILARMEPEFVKRQVHVELISEEEKDIYVFADPDRMDQVIVNLIQNAVQFSPPDRSVEVFLKKEGQAVVSIRDEGPGIRQEDMESIWERFYKADRARAKNAGTGLGLSIVKHILDLHQTDIQVESEVGRGTTFIFTLPIVLEMSKKPQNE, from the coding sequence GTGATTCGAATAAAAAGTATTTTTTTGAAGCTGTTTATCACCTATATCGTCATACTCATGGTGTCGCATGTCATTTTTACTTTCGCTTCCTATTTGTTGTTTCAGGATCATTTCGATCACGCACATCCGAATTCGGAAGGTTTAGACCGAATGAAGGCATTTGGATTGGCCTCGGTGATTTCGATTACCATTACCGGCTTGTTTACCTACTACCTTGCGAAAAGAATCACCGCCCCCATTCGGCAAATGAATCGAGTTGCCCTCCAAATTGCTAAGGGACAATTTGATCAAAAAATTAAAATCAAGACGCGTGATGAGCTGGGAGAATTGGGGAAGACGCTCAACTTTATGGCTCAGGAGTTGGCCGGTTTGGATCAGATGAGAAAGGATTTCGTAGCCAATGTTTCCCACGATTTGCGCTCCCCTCTCACTTCGATTCATGGATTTGTCCAGGCGTTTCTGGATGATACGATTCCGAACGAACGAAAGAGCCATTATTTAACGATTATGAAAGAACAAACCGAGCGAATGATGAAGCTGGTCGATGATCTTCTCGACATGGCTAGAATAGAAGCGGGACAGTTGGTTATCCGGCCTGTCATCTTTAATTTGTCGGAACGGGTTCGCCAAATCCTGGCTCGCATGGAACCTGAATTTGTGAAAAGACAGGTCCATGTGGAGTTGATATCTGAAGAAGAAAAAGACATCTACGTATTTGCCGATCCGGATCGGATGGATCAAGTGATCGTCAATTTGATTCAAAATGCCGTGCAATTTTCTCCACCCGATCGTTCTGTCGAAGTGTTTTTGAAAAAAGAAGGACAAGCGGTGGTGTCTATTCGAGATGAAGGACCGGGAATCAGGCAAGAGGACATGGAATCGATTTGGGAACGATTTTACAAAGCGGATAGAGCCCGGGCGAAAAATGCGGGTACAGGGCTCGGCTTGTCCATTGTTAAGCACATTTTAGATCTCCATCAAACCGATATTCAAGTGGAAAGTGAAGTAGGAAGAGGGACTACCTTCATTTTTACGCTTCCGATCGTTTTGGAGATGTCTAAAAAACCTCAAAACGAGTGA
- a CDS encoding prolipoprotein diacylglyceryl transferase family protein: MKVVLFYIGDFPVRSYGLIIAMAVLLAVGVAFYLAKGTKYREYVVDMSFYVVIGAILGARLWEVLSLRSLVSLCAFCNETKSAIPTRDPATD, encoded by the coding sequence ATGAAAGTTGTTTTATTTTATATTGGCGATTTTCCTGTGAGATCCTATGGACTTATTATTGCCATGGCTGTTCTGTTGGCTGTAGGTGTCGCTTTTTACTTGGCTAAGGGAACCAAATATCGTGAATACGTAGTGGACATGAGTTTTTATGTAGTGATCGGAGCCATTTTAGGCGCTCGGCTTTGGGAGGTACTCTCACTTCGTTCCCTGGTCTCGCTATGCGCTTTTTGCAACGAAACGAAGTCAGCCATACCGACCCGGGATCCCGCCACGGATTGA
- a CDS encoding response regulator transcription factor translates to MKKTQILIVDDESNMRNLLRLYLTQNGFDVMEADNGFNALELMDQESFDLIILDLMMPGMDGWEVCSQIRETRQTPILMLTARTETQDRVRGLNIGADDYLVKPFEPEELIARVHALLRRSQLTEAAKEQPKKIKRKEMTIDPESRQVFILDRPVKLTPKEFDLLLFLASRSQKVFSRDMLLDHIWGSDYFGDIRTVDTHVKVIREKLRKAGLSDSPIRTVWGVGYQFQGHEHS, encoded by the coding sequence ATGAAGAAAACGCAGATCCTCATCGTCGATGATGAAAGCAACATGCGCAATCTTCTCCGCCTGTACCTAACTCAAAACGGCTTTGATGTGATGGAGGCGGATAACGGTTTCAACGCTTTGGAGTTGATGGATCAAGAGTCGTTTGACTTGATCATACTGGATCTGATGATGCCGGGTATGGATGGATGGGAAGTCTGCTCCCAAATCCGCGAAACCCGGCAAACACCGATTTTGATGCTGACCGCCCGCACAGAGACCCAGGATCGGGTAAGGGGATTAAATATCGGGGCTGATGACTATCTGGTTAAACCCTTTGAACCGGAAGAGTTAATCGCCCGTGTTCATGCGTTGCTCAGACGCTCCCAATTGACCGAAGCTGCCAAGGAACAGCCGAAAAAAATCAAACGGAAAGAGATGACGATCGATCCGGAGAGCAGGCAAGTGTTCATCCTGGACCGTCCCGTCAAGTTGACACCGAAAGAATTTGATCTGCTGCTGTTCCTCGCGAGTCGTTCTCAGAAAGTATTCAGTCGGGACATGCTGTTGGACCATATTTGGGGAAGCGATTATTTCGGGGATATCCGCACGGTGGATACTCACGTCAAAGTCATCCGTGAAAAACTTCGAAAAGCGGGGCTGTCCGATTCGCCCATCCGTACCGTATGGGGAGTCGGCTATCAATTCCAAGGACATGAACATTCATGA
- a CDS encoding DUF2269 domain-containing protein: MTMTPGLRKFALIAHITSSVGWFGAVTAYIALDVAVVTSGDAQILRAAYIAMELIIWWALVPLALASLLTGLVMSLGTPWGLFRHYWILFKLLLTLFATIILLGHTQTSSYMAGVAADPTTSIADLQALGGSLLHSVGGLVVLLLIMILSVYKPRGMTPYGWRKQHERRKVSQRSMQ; encoded by the coding sequence ATGACCATGACACCCGGCCTTCGCAAGTTTGCTCTTATCGCGCATATTACTTCCTCGGTCGGCTGGTTCGGCGCGGTTACTGCCTATATCGCTCTCGACGTTGCCGTTGTAACCAGCGGGGATGCTCAAATATTGCGTGCCGCCTATATCGCGATGGAGTTAATCATCTGGTGGGCTCTCGTCCCGTTGGCCCTCGCCTCCCTGCTGACGGGGCTTGTCATGTCATTGGGCACCCCGTGGGGCTTATTTCGGCACTATTGGATCCTGTTTAAACTGCTGCTAACCCTCTTTGCCACCATCATCTTGCTGGGGCACACACAGACAAGCAGCTATATGGCAGGCGTAGCAGCAGATCCGACCACGTCCATTGCCGATCTCCAAGCGCTGGGGGGCTCACTGCTCCACTCCGTTGGCGGCCTGGTGGTGTTGCTTCTGATTATGATCCTGTCGGTGTACAAGCCGCGGGGCATGACCCCATACGGATGGCGTAAGCAGCATGAGCGGCGGAAGGTGTCGCAGCGATCGATGCAGTGA
- a CDS encoding F510_1955 family glycosylhydrolase, translated as MTRWILVALATLLLLSACSNGTPDTFQAKHIHGFAYTAEGEKLLTATHDGLYAYHGGKWSGPIGEPHDLMGFSLTKKGIYSSGHPAPDSDKPNPLGLIKSTNEGETWKTIDFEGQSDFHQMTAGFQTGTLYVMNEHLNDKMDRGFYVSFNGGESWDSSSLNGVQGNLLTLEAHPTREKEVALGTDFGLFVSRDAGEKVNKIDGGLQATALLFDRNQPDFLWVGGYTKQPILVLYNMQTKQKKTVTLPFEDPEDAVQFIAQNPTNPKEIAIATFKKNIYTSQDGGQTWKSIMKDGESIPTG; from the coding sequence ATGACTCGTTGGATATTAGTAGCTTTGGCAACCCTTTTGTTGTTATCGGCGTGCAGTAACGGAACCCCTGATACGTTCCAGGCAAAACATATCCATGGATTTGCTTATACAGCGGAGGGTGAAAAATTGCTGACCGCCACCCATGATGGTCTGTATGCCTACCACGGTGGGAAATGGTCGGGTCCAATCGGGGAACCGCACGATCTCATGGGATTTTCCTTAACGAAAAAGGGGATTTACAGCAGTGGGCATCCGGCGCCGGATTCTGACAAACCGAATCCCTTGGGACTCATTAAAAGTACGAATGAAGGGGAAACATGGAAAACCATTGATTTTGAAGGGCAATCGGATTTCCATCAAATGACCGCTGGATTTCAAACCGGAACGTTGTATGTGATGAATGAACATCTCAACGACAAAATGGACAGAGGGTTTTACGTCTCTTTCAATGGAGGAGAATCCTGGGATTCATCCTCATTAAATGGGGTACAGGGAAATTTGCTTACGTTGGAGGCTCATCCGACTCGTGAAAAAGAAGTGGCATTGGGTACGGATTTCGGACTGTTCGTCTCCCGGGATGCCGGTGAAAAAGTGAACAAGATCGATGGCGGTCTGCAAGCGACGGCCTTGCTTTTTGACCGGAACCAGCCGGATTTCTTGTGGGTAGGGGGGTATACCAAGCAACCTATCCTAGTTCTATACAACATGCAAACGAAACAAAAAAAGACCGTCACTCTCCCCTTTGAAGACCCGGAGGATGCCGTTCAGTTTATCGCTCAAAACCCAACAAATCCAAAAGAAATAGCCATCGCTACCTTTAAGAAGAATATTTACACGAGTCAAGATGGCGGCCAAACTTGGAAGTCCATCATGAAAGATGGCGAGTCCATTCCAACAGGCTGA
- a CDS encoding sensor histidine kinase, producing MRSNRIVFKLGGTIMLLFIMVLLPLGFVFNQIVSGFYYGQVREDIDHLSARYAQSIAESPDPMTIHMVEMMARFSEVKLYIVDDRGTIKARSNVLGLPKNAVSDQELSALSRGESIKKIDQDPASGNRFLVSGHPIFRGQDFYGGVYVLSSIDRIDQSLQIVRNLLILSGMGVFFLALGLTWVLSRKLSDPLIQMKRATRQIAKGDLSARVKVPSEDEIGALAQAINDMALDLQQTRTTQKEFFANVSHELRTPITYLEGYAKVLKEGLYQSEEEKEQYLEIIRHESKRLTRLVQDLSDLSKMESGQLELHFEWIDLAEVVQNAVRKTKFKAEEKDLELHVQIPDDLPAVYADGFRMEQIFINLLDNAIRYTETGSIGVQLNVDRDQVTIHIKDTGIGIPEEELPYLFERFYRVDKSRSRQYGGSGLGLAIVKQLVDLHGGRIEVSSQMGKGTRVTIILSFRHHPGGEEKHT from the coding sequence ATGAGATCGAATCGAATCGTTTTCAAATTGGGCGGCACCATTATGCTTCTGTTCATCATGGTGTTGCTGCCTCTGGGCTTTGTTTTTAACCAAATTGTTTCCGGGTTTTATTACGGCCAGGTACGGGAGGATATCGATCACTTATCTGCCCGTTACGCTCAATCCATCGCCGAATCCCCCGATCCGATGACCATCCACATGGTGGAAATGATGGCCCGATTTTCAGAAGTAAAATTGTATATCGTGGATGACCGGGGAACCATCAAAGCCCGTTCCAACGTACTGGGCTTGCCTAAAAATGCGGTTTCCGATCAGGAATTATCAGCCCTGTCGCGCGGGGAATCCATCAAGAAAATCGATCAGGACCCCGCTTCAGGGAACCGATTTCTGGTCTCCGGCCATCCGATCTTTCGCGGACAAGACTTTTATGGCGGCGTTTATGTATTATCTTCCATCGATCGGATCGACCAATCGCTCCAAATCGTGCGGAACCTGCTGATACTTTCCGGGATGGGCGTCTTTTTTCTGGCTCTCGGATTGACATGGGTTTTATCCAGAAAACTGTCGGATCCGCTCATCCAGATGAAACGAGCGACCCGGCAAATCGCCAAAGGGGATCTGTCCGCCAGGGTGAAGGTGCCATCCGAAGATGAGATCGGAGCGCTGGCTCAAGCCATCAATGACATGGCCTTGGATCTTCAGCAAACCCGCACCACGCAGAAGGAATTTTTCGCAAACGTTTCCCATGAATTAAGGACACCCATCACTTATTTGGAGGGGTATGCCAAAGTCTTGAAAGAGGGGCTGTATCAAAGCGAGGAAGAAAAGGAGCAATACCTGGAGATCATTCGCCACGAATCAAAACGGCTAACCCGTTTGGTACAGGATTTATCCGATCTCTCCAAGATGGAATCGGGCCAACTGGAACTGCATTTCGAATGGATCGACCTGGCGGAAGTCGTACAGAATGCGGTCCGAAAAACGAAATTCAAAGCGGAAGAAAAAGATCTGGAGCTACACGTTCAAATTCCGGACGATCTACCTGCCGTCTATGCCGACGGCTTTCGAATGGAACAGATCTTCATCAACTTATTGGACAATGCGATCCGGTATACGGAAACAGGGAGTATTGGGGTTCAATTAAACGTCGACCGGGATCAGGTAACCATCCATATCAAAGATACAGGGATCGGGATTCCGGAAGAGGAGCTCCCATACCTGTTTGAACGTTTTTACCGGGTGGACAAATCGCGGTCCAGACAATACGGAGGAAGCGGACTGGGGTTGGCGATTGTGAAGCAGTTGGTCGATCTTCATGGGGGAAGAATCGAAGTGTCCAGTCAGATGGGGAAGGGGACCCGGGTTACCATTATCCTGTCGTTTCGACACCACCCCGGAGGAGAGGAGAAACACACATGA